The Trichoderma atroviride chromosome 5, complete sequence genome contains a region encoding:
- a CDS encoding uncharacterized protein (EggNog:ENOG41~MEROPS:MER0000319), producing the protein MLKGENLLLYAIAHRLSPSKLDASESDNGEELSSENICQAVQIANDCSAMLHIRLHSEDFRYFCDDDSPIYPEARPTITMAELIESGLLKDLRVFHLKDRWTLAVNLAQCLLQLHDGPWLQTLWTADNIFLLCENPKEGRKLRNVHSPFISSVISENPPNLPKPTHFDRYPLLLSFGQFLLELANGEKLPIAKTKTGEYSPYKTLKNNFIEINTGSLSDDYKEAIEGCLKFQKFIKDEKEANEEVRIRTTIFKKIVQPLERNLRLFSKDIILNNTGIVKVGDRKDILLTTPQTFHPQPLKDTRPANRGKTENSQITSSEHSNYQLLILNPLSSHTGYKSHHQAELHQVITIPGKDHTLVHFPKTEIKAQLYQEVTTVATQQSHSNSSQMINLDTKSSSESGSESDEDEGRLFGTFDTRDSGAQEFRSLQWGRTFKTLSRTYNDHFQYTHSDGCVKVAIFDTGIDQNHLNFSYPRSKLRRSGKFSSVKGEKLQIDLIKACQNFCADRSSISDVTDIDGHGTHVAGIILQLAPTTELYIARICQGNAKYGDSSKQMFPTAQLEQLAADTKVYPDRIERAIEWAIQHKVDIINMSFGYKHWDQRLDQALKKARDHGIVIFAAASNFGNHEQVSWPARDSERTICVHSSIDFGTDSSKFTPKAHPDTVNFMVVGEEICSHWPESKGGGFRTMTGTSTATPVAAAMAALLIAFTRQSVFDREKKKEVEDDIGQVRLDDLSNMRALLKHISMETNGYHWISPRLLWGQFAPTKMQEDPGAASRYAWEEIRRALQR; encoded by the exons ATGTTAAAAGGCGAGAACCTACTTCTTTATGCAATCGCTCACCGACTCAGTCCTTCCAAGCTCGACGCTTCCGAATCAGACAACGGAGAAGAACTATCAAGCGAAAACATCTGCCAAGCGGTACAAATTGCCAATGATTGCAGTGCTATGCTCCATATTCGCCTTCATAGCGAAGATTTCCGATACTTTTGCGATGACGACTCGCCTATATACCCAGAAGCACGTCCCACGATAACTATGGCGGAGCTCATCGAGAGCGGGCTTCTAAAAGATTTGCGTGTATTTCATCTCAAAGATAGATGGACACTAGCGGTAAATCTTGCCCAGTGCCTACTACAATTGCATGACGGACCTTGGCTTCAGACATTATGGACTGCCGATAATATCTTTCTCTTATGTGAAAATCCTAAGGAGGGTCGCAAATTGCGCAATGTCCACAGTCCGTTTATTTCCTCTGTCATATCCGAAAATCCACCGAACCTTCCAAAGCCTACACATTTCGATAGGTATCCATTACTCCTGTCCTTTGGGCAATTCTTGCTAGAACTTGCGAATGGAGAGAAACTTCCGATTGCGAAAACGAAAACAGGAGAATATAGTCCATACAAGACGTTAAAGAATAACTTCATCGAAATAAATACGGGCAGTCTTAGTGATGACTATAAAGAGGCAATTGAGGGATGTCTGAAGTTTCAAAAGTTTATCAAGGACGAAAAGGAGGCAAACGAAGAAGTTCGAATCCGTACAACTATCTTTAAGAAGATTGTTCAGCCATTGGAACGCAATCTTCGGTTGTTCAGCAAAGACATAATATTGAATAACACTGGCATTGTAAAGGTTGGAGATCGGAAAGACATATTACTTACAACCCCGCAAACTTTCCATCCCCAACCTCTAAAAGATACTCGTCCCGCTAACAGAGGAAAAACTGAGAACAGCCAAATTACCAGTTCAGAACATAGTAACTATCAGCTACTTATTCTCAATCCGTTGAGTTCTCATACTGGATACAAGTCGCACCATCAAGCGGAATTACATCAGGTCATAACCATCCCTGGGAAAGATCACACACTTGTCCACTTTCCGAAAACAGAGATAAAAGCGCAGCTCTATCAAGAAGTCACAACCGTAGCGACACAGCAATCACATTCCAATAGCAGCCAAATGATTAATCTTGATACCAAATCAAGTTCAGAATCGGGGTCTGAGtcggatgaagacgaaggtAGACTCTTCGGGACTTTCGACACAAGAGATTCAGGAGCGCAAGAATTCAG ATCATTGCAATGGGGTCGCACCTTTAAGACTTTATCTCGAACTTATAACGACCATTTTCAGTATACACACTCCGATGGGTGTGTTAAAGTCGCCATCTTCGACACTGGCATTGACCAGAATCATCTGAATTTCTCATACCCACGCTCAAAGCTCAGAAGGAGCGGAAAGTTTAGCTCGGTTAAAGGAGAAAAACTACAGATTGATCTCATCAAAGCGTGCCAAAATTTCTGTGCCGATcgaagcagcatcagcgaTGTTACGGATATCGACGGTCACGGCACTCATGTTGCCGGAATCATATTACAGCTCGCGCCAACAACAGAGCTTTATATAGCACGGATTTGCCAAGGTAATGCGAAATATGGGGATAGTTCGAAACAAATGTTTCCAACGGCCCAGCTCGAGCAGTTAGCAGCTGATACGAAGGTTTATCCCGATAGAATTGAAAGA GCAATTGAGTGGGCTATTCAACACAAAGTTGACATTATCAACATGTCCTTTGGTTACAAACACTGGGATCAAAGACTTGATCAAGCTTTGAAGAAGGCGCGGGACCATGGAATAGTCATTTTCGCAGCAGCGTCGAATTTCGGAAACCATGAGCAAGTATCATGGCCAGCAAGAGATTCAGAAAGAACAATTTGCGTTCATTCTTCCATTGATTTTGGGACCGATTCTTCAAAATTTACCCCAAAAGCGCACCCTGATACCGTTAACTTCATGGTAGTCGGAGAAGAGATATGTTCACATTGGCCAGAATCTAAAGGTGGAGGATTTCGGACTATGACTGGCACTTCTACAGCAACgcccgttgctgctgcaatggcTGCGCTCTTAATAGCATTTACGCGACAGAGTGTTTTtgacagagagaagaaaaaggaggtAGAAGACGATATTGGTCAGGTCAGACTTGACGATCTTAGTAACATGAGAGCTCTGCTAAAGCATATCTCTATGGAAACTAATGGTTATCATTGGATTAGTCCTCGGCTGCTTTGGGGCCAATTTGCGCCAACTAAAATGCAAGAGGACCCCGGTGCAGCATCAAGGTATGCGTGGGAAGAGATACGAAGGGCTTTACAGAGATGA
- a CDS encoding uncharacterized protein (EggNog:ENOG41) has protein sequence MGTEQKCDFAYRIREFTYWKYRREKVKMKADRNAGALFRTGNTENDEGYDDSDDSDNDAYENVALFNALKEMDVARSNETVFYFET, from the coding sequence ATGGGTACGGAACAGAAATGTGATTTCGCTTATCGGATTCGAGAATTTACATATTGGAAGTATAGGAGGGAAAAGGTCAAAATGAAGGCTGATCGGAATGCAGGAGCACTGTTTAGAACTGGAAACACGGAAAATGACGAGGGCTATGACGATAGCGACGATAGTGACAACGATGCTTACGAGAATGTTGCTCTATTCAATGCGttgaaagagatggatgttGCTCGAAGCAATGAGACGGTTTTCTATTTTGAAACCTAA
- a CDS encoding uncharacterized protein (EggNog:ENOG41~MEROPS:MER0000319), whose product MQSYESEYWKIFKSVRPLFASNIPWEVHDGSQEHVSAKIAIENIGDLIQACMMEIPIHCQIERFETLNGFLFIADDLRPLLLVLQELICNKVMEIIDITAMNYTDPKLLKLSTLAYIMEEYSTADDSNIANYFEYLYLKQTPGQLKKLLSGVENLNRKLATETNKKEPDRFAIPRLTPGPKTPFSSAPWLQTTFSPSFWSSSKNLFNALVRNVRLCQASTHSAMLHLQGLKPPQPQDNHTEFNILLPSCLEQDTWQETFCHILYNSPSKLDASESDNGEELSSENICQAVQIANDCSAMLHIRLHSEDFRYFCDDDSPIYPEARPTITMAELIESGLLKDLRVFHLKDRWTLAVNLAQCLLQLHDGPWLQTLWTADNIFLLCENPKEGRKLRNVHSPFISSVISENPPNLPKPTHFDRYPLLLSFGQFLLELANGEKLPIAKTKTGEYSPYKTLKNNFIEINTGSLSDDYKEAIEGCLKFQKFIKDEKEANEEVRIRTTIFKKIVQPLERNLRLFSKDIILNNTGIVKVGDRKDILLTTPQTFHPQPLKDTRPANRGKTENSQITSSEHSNYQLLILNPLSSHTGYKSHHQAELHQVITIPGKDHTLVHFPKTEIKAQLYQEVTTVATQQSHSNSSQMINLDTKSSSESGSESDEDEGRLFGTFDTRDSGAQEFRSLQWGRTFKTLSRTYNDHFQYTHSDGCVKVAIFDTGIDQNHLNFSYPRSKLRRSGKFSSVKGEKLQIDLIKACQNFCADRSSISDVTDIDGHGTHVAGIILQLAPTTELYIARICQGNAKYGDSSKQMFPTAQLEQLAADTKVYPDRIERAIEWAIQHKVDIINMSFGYKHWDQRLDQALKKARDHGIVIFAAASNFGNHEQVSWPARDSERTICVHSSIDFGTDSSKFTPKAHPDTVNFMVVGEEICSHWPESKGGGFRTMTGTSTATPVAAAMAALLIAFTRQSVFDREKKKEVEDDIGQVRLDDLSNMRALLKHISMETNGYHWISPRLLWGQFAPTKMQEDPGAASRYAWEEIRRALQR is encoded by the exons ATGCAATCATACGAATCGGAATACTGGAAGATATTCAAATCTGTGAGGCCTTTATTTGCTTCCAATATCCCATGGGAAGTACATGATGGCAGTCAAGAGCACGTGTCGGCAAAGATTGCCATTGAGAACATTGGCGATCTGATACAGGCTTGCATGATGGAGATCCCAATCCATTGCCAGATTGAACGTTTTGAGACCTTGAATGGATTCCTTTTCATTGCTGATGATCTACGACCGCTCTTATTAGTATTACAAGAATTAATTTGCAACAAGGTCATGGAAATTATAGACATCACTGCA ATGAACTATACTGATCCAAAACTATTGAAGCTTAGCACTTTGGCTTATATAATGGAGGAATACTCGACCGCCGATGATTCCAATATTGCAAACTACTTCGAATATCTTTATTTAAAGCAGACCCCGGGCCAACTAAAGAAATTATTGAGTGGGGTTGAGAATTTGAACAGGAAATTGGCCAcggaaacaaacaaaaaagaacCGGATAGATTTGCTATTCCAAGGTTAACCCCAGGTCCTAAAACTCCTTTCAGTTCCGCACCATGGCTTCAAACAACGTTCAGTCCGTCCTTCTGGAGTTCTTCGAAAAACCTATTTAACGCGTTGGTGCGCAATGTGAGGCTCTGTCAAGCATCTACACATTCGGCAATGTTACATCTACAAGGCTTAAAGCCGCCTCAGCCACAAGATAACCACACTGAATTTAATATTCTTCTACCTTCTTGTCTGGAACAGGACACTTGGCAGGAGACTTTCTGCCATATTCTCTATAACAG TCCTTCCAAGCTCGACGCTTCCGAATCAGACAACGGAGAAGAACTATCAAGCGAAAACATCTGCCAAGCGGTACAAATTGCCAATGATTGCAGTGCTATGCTCCATATTCGCCTTCATAGCGAAGATTTCCGATACTTTTGCGATGACGACTCGCCTATATACCCAGAAGCACGTCCCACGATAACTATGGCGGAGCTCATCGAGAGCGGGCTTCTAAAAGATTTGCGTGTATTTCATCTCAAAGATAGATGGACACTAGCGGTAAATCTTGCCCAGTGCCTACTACAATTGCATGACGGACCTTGGCTTCAGACATTATGGACTGCCGATAATATCTTTCTCTTATGTGAAAATCCTAAGGAGGGTCGCAAATTGCGCAATGTCCACAGTCCGTTTATTTCCTCTGTCATATCCGAAAATCCACCGAACCTTCCAAAGCCTACACATTTCGATAGGTATCCATTACTCCTGTCCTTTGGGCAATTCTTGCTAGAACTTGCGAATGGAGAGAAACTTCCGATTGCGAAAACGAAAACAGGAGAATATAGTCCATACAAGACGTTAAAGAATAACTTCATCGAAATAAATACGGGCAGTCTTAGTGATGACTATAAAGAGGCAATTGAGGGATGTCTGAAGTTTCAAAAGTTTATCAAGGACGAAAAGGAGGCAAACGAAGAAGTTCGAATCCGTACAACTATCTTTAAGAAGATTGTTCAGCCATTGGAACGCAATCTTCGGTTGTTCAGCAAAGACATAATATTGAATAACACTGGCATTGTAAAGGTTGGAGATCGGAAAGACATATTACTTACAACCCCGCAAACTTTCCATCCCCAACCTCTAAAAGATACTCGTCCCGCTAACAGAGGAAAAACTGAGAACAGCCAAATTACCAGTTCAGAACATAGTAACTATCAGCTACTTATTCTCAATCCGTTGAGTTCTCATACTGGATACAAGTCGCACCATCAAGCGGAATTACATCAGGTCATAACCATCCCTGGGAAAGATCACACACTTGTCCACTTTCCGAAAACAGAGATAAAAGCGCAGCTCTATCAAGAAGTCACAACCGTAGCGACACAGCAATCACATTCCAATAGCAGCCAAATGATTAATCTTGATACCAAATCAAGTTCAGAATCGGGGTCTGAGtcggatgaagacgaaggtAGACTCTTCGGGACTTTCGACACAAGAGATTCAGGAGCGCAAGAATTCAG ATCATTGCAATGGGGTCGCACCTTTAAGACTTTATCTCGAACTTATAACGACCATTTTCAGTATACACACTCCGATGGGTGTGTTAAAGTCGCCATCTTCGACACTGGCATTGACCAGAATCATCTGAATTTCTCATACCCACGCTCAAAGCTCAGAAGGAGCGGAAAGTTTAGCTCGGTTAAAGGAGAAAAACTACAGATTGATCTCATCAAAGCGTGCCAAAATTTCTGTGCCGATcgaagcagcatcagcgaTGTTACGGATATCGACGGTCACGGCACTCATGTTGCCGGAATCATATTACAGCTCGCGCCAACAACAGAGCTTTATATAGCACGGATTTGCCAAGGTAATGCGAAATATGGGGATAGTTCGAAACAAATGTTTCCAACGGCCCAGCTCGAGCAGTTAGCAGCTGATACGAAGGTTTATCCCGATAGAATTGAAAGA GCAATTGAGTGGGCTATTCAACACAAAGTTGACATTATCAACATGTCCTTTGGTTACAAACACTGGGATCAAAGACTTGATCAAGCTTTGAAGAAGGCGCGGGACCATGGAATAGTCATTTTCGCAGCAGCGTCGAATTTCGGAAACCATGAGCAAGTATCATGGCCAGCAAGAGATTCAGAAAGAACAATTTGCGTTCATTCTTCCATTGATTTTGGGACCGATTCTTCAAAATTTACCCCAAAAGCGCACCCTGATACCGTTAACTTCATGGTAGTCGGAGAAGAGATATGTTCACATTGGCCAGAATCTAAAGGTGGAGGATTTCGGACTATGACTGGCACTTCTACAGCAACgcccgttgctgctgcaatggcTGCGCTCTTAATAGCATTTACGCGACAGAGTGTTTTtgacagagagaagaaaaaggaggtAGAAGACGATATTGGTCAGGTCAGACTTGACGATCTTAGTAACATGAGAGCTCTGCTAAAGCATATCTCTATGGAAACTAATGGTTATCATTGGATTAGTCCTCGGCTGCTTTGGGGCCAATTTGCGCCAACTAAAATGCAAGAGGACCCCGGTGCAGCATCAAGGTATGCGTGGGAAGAGATACGAAGGGCTTTACAGAGATGA
- a CDS encoding uncharacterized protein (EggNog:ENOG41), with the protein MDNDAQIYNVSQACNHLFAKILNKRGTACAFVAEVLHLRFNQWTSYLGVFAQENMSLDTRLQYSQSISQLVLQFLKIVSRNLEHVDTLCEALAQTSLMGDDLQQSIAEEVERTPESGASSPLAESLRAIKLAIDGLYRLGAAIRQSSSSALTQRIGRFIKENDDLAIENLVFLRLKHKFFDSSENGNNCRSPLSLYKQLATSISFRYYGIRYRQERQDTIEKRREDSPVWRRTSEMTDAPKEKDKSGQNELKKLAIANARIPKKPKKEEPPTTIHSKDILAKYTEKPFAQPNSVLSSYMEDTKYPDAPKVDPRTREARCPFCSRPILEMDLKKKDWWHRHLNQDLKLYTCLSERCTEPPQFFIRFQEWKQHMDENHTTNWIREIHKPHGWCCDVDHDDLYFEDEVEYDQHVQEIHPQSEAEKSELKEWGELQRERPQYTCPICNRVPRELATIYPWLEDGKLSKPEATNIDTMFHGREENAQNKLLLHIGTHLKQLGLMSVAYLEDEAEEEKIGSKRNSIPTDEYGNILFTEDHPSYLDPQFDGYIQRDESSAIEGTVDWSYVIESMKMEKGFTTNADADPILKNFKKHREKNFKTAPSGSRPQLWQCCKCSGGWYNYDFVTSCPMCHAWRCDNCRYSIS; encoded by the exons ATGGATAATGACGCGCAAATATACAATGTGTCTCAAGCCTGCAATCATCTTTTCGCCAAAATTCTCAACAAGCGAGGTACTGCTTGCGCTTTCGTGGCCGAGGTATTGCATCTAAGGTTCAATCAGTGGACTTCATATCTTGGAGTTTTTGCTCAAGAGAACATGTCCCTAGACACCCGTTTGCAGTATAGTCAATCTATAAGTCAGCTTGTTCTTCAATTTTTAAAGATAGTTTCTCGGAATCTAGAACACG TTGACACACTCTGTGAGGCTCTGGCGCAGACCAGCTTGATGGGGGATGATTTGCAGCAAAGTATTGCAGAAGAGGTCGAACGGACACCCGAGTCGGGCGCTTCATCTCCTTTAGCAGAATCACTACGTGCTATAAAATTGGCTATCGACGGCCTGTATCGCCTTGGTGCTGCAATACGACAGTCATCTTCCTCAGCTCTTACTCAGAGGATAGGCAGGTTTATTAAAGAGAATGACGACCTTGCCATTGAAAACCTCGTTTTTCTTCGTCTTAAGCACAAGTTCTTTGATAGCAGCGAGAATGGGAACAACTGTAGAAGTCCGTTATCGCTATACAAACAACTAGCCACCTCCATATCATTCCGCTATTACGGAATTCGCTACCGGCAAGAGCGCCAAGATACAATTGAAAAGAGACGAGAAGACTCGCCAGTGTGGCGTCGCACATCCGAAATGACGGATGCgcccaaagaaaaggacaagagtGGTCAAAatgagctgaagaagttGGCTATAGCCAACGCCAGGATACCAAAAAAGCCtaagaaagaagagccaCCAACCACTATTCATTCGAAAGATATCCTGGCAAAATACACTGAGAAACCTTTTGCGCAACCCAACTCCGTGCTGTCTAGTTATATGGAAGACACCAAGTATCCCGATGCACCAAAAGTCGATCCCCGCACCCGAGAAGCCAGATGTCCATTCTGCTCGAGGCCGATTTTGGAAATggatttaaaaaaaaaagattggtGGCA TCGCCACCTCAATCAGGACCTCAAGCTTTATACTTGTCTCTCAGAAAGATGCACGGAGCCACCACAGTTCTTTATCCGTTTTCAAGAGTGGAAACAACACATGGATGAAAACCACACCACCAATTGGATAAGGGAAATCCACAAACCCCATGGCTGGTGTTGTGATGTGGATCATGATGATCTATACTTCGAAGATGAAGTGGAATATGACCAACATGTCCAAGAGATTCATCCTCAATCCGAGGCCGAAAAATCTGAATTGAAGGAATGGGGAGAATTACAAAGAGAAAGGCCTCAATATACATGTCCAATTTGCAACCGTGTGCCGAGAGAGCTCGCCACTATATATCCATGGCTCGAGGATGGAAAGCTTTCCAAGCCAGAGGCCACGAATATCGACACAATGTTccatggaagagaagaaaacgcTCAAAATAAATTGCTACTTCACATCGGCACTCATCTAAAACAACTTGGACTGATGTCAGTTGCGTaccttgaagatgaagcagaggaagaaaaaataggAAGTAAAAGAAATTCTATTCCTACAGATGAATACGGCAATATCCTTTTCACCGAAGATCATCCAAGCTATCTTGATCCGCAGTTTGATGGATACATACAAAGAGATGAGTCAAGTGCTATTGAGGGCACAGTGGATTGGTCATATGTTATTGAAAGCatgaaaatggaaaaaggcTTTACAACAAACGCTGATGCAGATCCTATTTTGAAAAACTTTAAGAAGCACCGCGAGAAAAACTTCAAAACAGCGCCTTCGGGAAGTCGTCCTCAGCTATGGCAATGC TGCAAATGCTCTGGAGGCTGGTACAACTACGATTTTGTTACCAGTTGCCCCATGTGTCACGCATGGCGCTGCGACAATTGTAGATACAGCATCTCATGA
- a CDS encoding uncharacterized protein (EggNog:ENOG41~TransMembrane:1 (o583-603i)) — MDRVRNSPIADRTQHKMAAQRRACDACYKRKIQCDRSDPDEQCNWCLHHGLHCTINRIRGRKKKTKSSRESIVKRLERIEEGIARAKALKQSNQTASPVSAASPDGSSAQQEKTTGTPSSIPTNTSITRTLSRSSENSQACSRQLGASPLGQIWMSGQKFAAICDQNGIPRFTPLGEKYIYAQTGQWPHFHNESTFAFESTGQASSGVSNQYSPRGQLNRAPADQLPEQWITNTLFDLFLQSEFRLAFPLVDRDLFKDTIRRAYESPETNPTIEEISSKACVFAFLSLSSHHFAALSVSNHVDSDGCAKQAQILIADFIEDASVTTLQVMVLLLMNEALCGRLEASSMYHAIACRTVYALGGHTLISDPPEDRDLTVKELEERQIRLLFWLCYLFDKDIALRSGQPPIMSDEFCDLTLPKDYLKHRFSNNLNIPQNIRKPFLPNDLRLSILKSKAVRALYSVGSLRKSDAELLHTIRELDEELENWRMSIPAEYAPSLSIRKDVKLAKDISQLTSMLHIELHLDYHYLLNIIHCASGRCVADWNESGQEMIFGLESSLDISVEASRSTLIYLSEAAPRLAGEAFWVFIFYPVSALLSLFFNILRNPRHEYAAHDMELLTLATKVIRSMPILRVTTHEVEYLRKMDAFVEELGRLSQAAIAKAQNESA, encoded by the exons ATGGATAGAGTTAGGAATTCGCCCATCGCAGACAGGACCCAGCACAAGATGGCCGCGCAACGACGTGCTTGCGACGCCTGCTATAAGCGTAAG ATTCAATGTGATCGATCCGATCCGGATGAACAATGCAACTGGTGTCTACACCATGGTCTCCACTGCACTATTAACCGGATTAGAGgccggaagaagaaaacaaa GAGCTCCAGGGAGAGCATTGTTAAACGCCTGGAGCGTATAGAAGAGGGTATTGCTAGAGCTAAAGCACTGAAACAGAGCAACCAGACGGCCTCGCCTGtttcagctgcttcgccTGATGGCTCCAGTGCCCAACAAGAGAAAACTACTGGTACACCCAGCAGTATACCCACCAATACATCCATAACACGCACGCTTAGTCGCTCCAGTGAGAATTCGCAGGCTTGCTCTAGACAGCTAGGTGCTTCTCCGCTTGGACAAATATGGATGTCAGGGCAGAAGTTTGCTGCTATATGCGACCAGAATGGCATTCCCCGTTTTACTCCTCTTGGCGAGAAGTATATATACGCTCAGACGGGGCAGTGGCCTCATTTCCACAACGAGAGCACCTTTGCCTTCGAATCTACTGGCCAGGCCTCTTCTGGTGTTTCAAATCAATATTCTCCTAGGGGACAGTTAAACCGAGCACCAGCCGATCAACTCCCAGAACAATGGATCACCAACACATTGTTcgatctttttttgcaatcGGAATTCCGCCTTGCCTTTCCCCTTGTCGATCGTGACCTATTCAAAGACACAATACGAAGAGCCTATGAATCGCCAGAGACGAACCCGACAATTGAGGAAATTAGCAGTAAAGCATGCGTTTTCGCTTTCCTGTCCCTCAGCAGCCATCATTTTGCTGCCCTGAGCGTCTCAAATCATGTCGACAGCGATGGCTGTGCTAAGCAGGCGCAAATCTTGATAGCCGACTTTATTGAGGACGCCAGTGTCACGACGTTACAAGTGATGGTACTATTG CTCATGAATGAAGCCCTCTGTGGCCGCCTAGAAGCATCGTCCATGTACCACGCCATTGCGTGCCGTACAGTCTATGCTCTGGGGGGACATACTCTTATAAGTGATCCACCAGAGGATCGTGATCTTACGGTCAAAGAGCTCGAAGAGCGTCAGATTCGACTATTATTCTGGCTGTGCTATCTCTTTGACAAAGACATAGCCTTGAGAAGTGGCCAGCCTCCTATCATGAGCGACGAGTTTTGTGATCTCACGCTTCCCAAAGATTACTTGAAGCATCGCTTCTCGAATAATCTCAACATTCCACAAAATATTCGAAAGCCGTTCTTGCCCAACGACCTTCGGTTAAGTATACTTAAATCGAAAGCTGTCAGGGCACTTTACTCCGTGGGCTCACTGCGTAAATCCGATGCCGAACTTCTTCACACCATTCGAGAGCTTGACGAAGAATTGGAAAACTGGCGCATGTCAATACCGGCAGAGTACGCACCGTCGCTCAGTATTCGCAAAGATGTCAAACTTGCCAAGGATATCAGCCAGTTGACGAGCATGCTCCATATCGAACTGCATTTGGACTACCATTACCTCTTGAATATTATTCACTGCGCAAGTGGTAGATGTGTGGCAGACTGGAATGAATCTGGCCAGGAAATGATCTTTGGGCTAGAATCCAGCCTTGATATCTCTGTTGAAGCTAGTCGATCGACTCTCATTTATCTCAGTGAAGCTGCACCACGGCTAGCCGGTGAAGCATTCTG GGTCTTCATCTTTTACCCTGTTTCCGCACTTCTCAGtctcttttttaatatcCTACGAAATCCTCGGCACGAATATGCAGCTCACGATATGGAGCTACTTACCTTGGCAACAAAGGTTATCAGAAGTATGCCTATTCTCAGAGTTACGACCCACGAGGTCGAATACTTGCGCAAAATGGACGCATTTGTTGAGGAGCTAGGTCGGCTTAGCCAAGCGGCAATTGCAAAGGCGCAGAATGAGAGTGCCTAA